The Saccharopolyspora gloriosae genome window below encodes:
- a CDS encoding beta-N-acetylhexosaminidase, with the protein MPLTSARPARARRVRAATAALLTGVLTAGALSTITPAATAAPESPLHQVIPAPETVREAPDVEFALTAESAITADPGANDVADYLAGVLRPSTGFPLPVAEGGDVALRLDDAELGPAGYRLEVTGEAVTLHAGAAEGLFNGVQTLRQLLPAAIESPQVQPGPWTVPGGEITDRPRYEHRAAGLDVARHFFDVEQVKRYIDQIARYKMNFLRLHLSDDQGWRIQINDWPRLTEHGGSTSVGGGPGGFYTQQDYSEIVAYAESRHVTIIPEIDTPGHTNAALSSYAELNCDGVAPPLYTGIEVGFSSLCVDKDITYEFLDDVIGQIAELTPGPYLHIGGDEADATTDEQYRAFMDRALPIVEKHGKTAVGWHEYAKAEPQAGSVVQYWGVESAEAAEMAAAAARGNKILMSPADRSYLDMKYDESTELGLSWAAFIEVADAYGWDPASHLPGVPAESVLGVEAPMWTETLENSAHLETMAFPRLPAIAEIGWSPAATHDWESFRTRLAEQGPRWTAAGIGFTRSPQIPWP; encoded by the coding sequence ATGCCCCTCACCTCCGCACGGCCTGCCCGCGCGCGCCGGGTCCGCGCCGCGACGGCCGCACTGCTGACCGGTGTGCTCACCGCCGGAGCGCTGAGCACGATCACGCCCGCGGCGACCGCCGCACCGGAATCGCCGCTGCACCAGGTCATCCCCGCGCCGGAAACCGTCCGGGAAGCACCGGACGTCGAGTTCGCGCTGACCGCCGAGAGCGCGATCACCGCTGATCCCGGCGCGAACGACGTGGCCGACTACCTGGCCGGGGTGCTGCGCCCCTCGACCGGGTTCCCGCTGCCCGTCGCCGAAGGCGGCGACGTCGCGCTGCGCCTCGACGACGCCGAGCTCGGCCCCGCCGGCTACCGGCTCGAGGTCACCGGCGAGGCCGTGACCCTGCACGCCGGTGCGGCCGAAGGGCTGTTCAACGGCGTGCAGACGCTGCGCCAGCTGCTGCCCGCCGCGATCGAGAGCCCGCAGGTCCAGCCGGGGCCGTGGACGGTGCCCGGCGGCGAGATCACCGACCGGCCCCGCTACGAGCACCGCGCAGCCGGTCTCGACGTGGCCCGGCACTTCTTCGACGTCGAGCAGGTCAAGCGCTACATCGACCAGATCGCGCGCTACAAGATGAACTTCCTGCGCCTGCACCTGAGCGACGACCAGGGCTGGCGGATCCAGATCAACGACTGGCCGCGCCTGACCGAGCACGGCGGCAGCACCTCGGTCGGCGGCGGGCCCGGCGGGTTCTACACCCAGCAGGACTACTCCGAGATCGTCGCCTACGCCGAGTCCCGGCACGTCACGATCATCCCGGAGATCGACACCCCCGGGCACACCAACGCGGCGCTGTCGTCCTACGCGGAGCTCAACTGCGACGGCGTCGCGCCGCCGCTGTACACCGGCATCGAGGTCGGCTTCAGCTCGCTGTGCGTGGACAAGGACATCACCTACGAGTTCCTCGACGACGTGATCGGCCAGATCGCGGAGCTCACCCCCGGCCCGTACCTGCACATCGGCGGTGACGAGGCGGACGCGACGACCGACGAGCAGTACCGGGCGTTCATGGACCGGGCGCTGCCGATCGTCGAGAAGCACGGCAAGACCGCCGTGGGCTGGCACGAGTACGCCAAGGCCGAGCCGCAGGCCGGTTCGGTCGTGCAGTACTGGGGCGTGGAGAGCGCGGAGGCCGCCGAGATGGCCGCTGCCGCCGCCCGCGGCAACAAGATCCTGATGTCGCCCGCAGACCGGTCCTACCTGGACATGAAGTACGACGAGTCCACCGAGCTCGGCTTGAGCTGGGCGGCCTTCATCGAGGTCGCCGACGCCTACGGCTGGGACCCGGCGAGCCACCTGCCCGGTGTTCCCGCGGAGTCCGTGCTCGGCGTCGAGGCTCCGATGTGGACGGAGACGCTGGAGAACTCCGCGCACCTGGAGACGATGGCGTTCCCGCGGCTCCCGGCCATCGCCGAGATCGGCTGGTCGCCCGCGGCCACGCACGACTGGGAATCGTTCCGCACCCGGCTCGCCGAGCAGGGACCGCGCTGGACGGCGGCGGGCATCGGCTTCACCCGCTCCCCGCAGATCCCCTGGCCGTGA
- a CDS encoding isochorismatase family protein has product MGLPTIAPYRVPRQDELPANRVDWRPDASRAVLLVHDMERHFVGVFEPDAEPLTEVVPNIRALARQARASGVPVVYCAQPSGQTPQQRGLQLEWWGPGVSDASQEAIIDELAPEPGDVHLTKWRYSAFQRTELREMLRGWGRDQLIITGIYAHIGCLMTAAEAFQQEVQAFLAADAVADFSADDHRMAVQYAAKRCAVVDSTQRLAADLASQPSAVA; this is encoded by the coding sequence GTGGGGTTGCCGACGATCGCGCCGTACCGGGTCCCGCGGCAGGACGAGCTGCCCGCGAACCGGGTGGACTGGCGGCCGGACGCGAGCCGCGCCGTGCTGCTGGTGCACGACATGGAACGCCACTTCGTGGGCGTGTTCGAGCCCGACGCGGAACCGCTGACGGAGGTCGTGCCGAACATCCGCGCGCTGGCGCGGCAGGCCCGCGCGTCGGGCGTGCCGGTGGTCTACTGCGCGCAGCCCAGCGGCCAGACGCCGCAGCAGCGCGGGCTGCAGCTGGAGTGGTGGGGGCCGGGCGTGTCCGACGCCTCGCAGGAGGCGATCATCGACGAGCTCGCGCCCGAACCGGGTGACGTGCACCTGACGAAGTGGCGCTACAGCGCGTTCCAGCGCACAGAGCTGCGCGAGATGCTGCGCGGCTGGGGCCGGGACCAGCTGATCATCACCGGGATCTACGCGCACATCGGATGCCTGATGACCGCCGCGGAGGCGTTCCAGCAGGAGGTGCAGGCGTTCCTGGCCGCCGACGCCGTCGCGGACTTCTCCGCCGACGACCACCGGATGGCGGTGCAGTACGCGGCGAAGCGGTGCGCCGTGGTCGATTCGACGCAGCGGCTCGCCGCCGACCTGGCGTCGCAGCCGTCCGCGGTCGCGTGA
- a CDS encoding 2,3-dihydro-2,3-dihydroxybenzoate dehydrogenase yields MDRRGISGRIAVVTGAAHGIGSAVVHALGELGATVAAVDVDADALAEVVATGAGEGRHVLACPADVADAAAVESVVERVESELGPVDLLVNVAGILRPGTVQDLAEDDWHRTFAVNTTGVFHLCRSVSKRMIPRRRGSIVTVGSNAAGVPRHGMAAYGASKAASTLFTKSLGLELAEHGIRCNVVSPGSTDTPMQHRLWDERGAEPVIAGSLETYKTGIPLRKLATAEDVAEAVVFLLSDQAGHITMHDLYVDGGATLRA; encoded by the coding sequence ATGGACCGCAGGGGGATCAGCGGCCGGATCGCGGTGGTGACCGGTGCCGCCCACGGTATCGGCTCCGCGGTGGTGCACGCGCTGGGTGAGCTGGGTGCGACCGTCGCCGCCGTGGACGTGGACGCCGACGCGCTCGCCGAGGTCGTCGCGACCGGCGCGGGCGAAGGGCGCCACGTCCTGGCGTGCCCCGCCGACGTCGCCGACGCCGCCGCGGTCGAGTCCGTGGTCGAACGGGTCGAGTCGGAGCTGGGCCCGGTGGACCTGCTGGTCAACGTGGCGGGCATCCTGCGCCCCGGCACCGTGCAGGACCTCGCCGAGGACGACTGGCACCGCACGTTCGCGGTCAACACGACCGGCGTGTTCCACCTGTGCCGCTCGGTGTCGAAGCGGATGATCCCGCGCCGGCGGGGCTCGATCGTCACGGTCGGCTCCAACGCGGCGGGAGTGCCGCGGCACGGGATGGCCGCCTACGGCGCCTCGAAAGCGGCCTCGACGCTGTTCACCAAATCGCTGGGCCTGGAGCTCGCCGAACACGGCATCCGCTGCAACGTGGTCTCGCCCGGTTCGACCGACACGCCGATGCAGCACCGGCTGTGGGATGAACGCGGCGCCGAACCGGTGATCGCCGGCTCGTTGGAGACCTACAAGACCGGCATCCCGCTGCGCAAGCTCGCCACGGCCGAGGACGTCGCGGAGGCGGTCGTGTTCCTGCTCTCCGACCAGGCCGGGCACATCACGATGCACGACCTGTACGTCGACGGCGGCGCGACCCTGCGCGCCTGA
- a CDS encoding DUF779 domain-containing protein has product MGDTDTGTPARVAVTPEAAELIRRLRAQHGPVMFHQSGGCCDGSAPMCYPQGEFRTGVSDVHLGDLAVDDETGAPDPVPMWMSGAQFEYWKHTHLTIDVVPGRGSGFSLEAPEGLRFLIRSRLLTDEEWAALGES; this is encoded by the coding sequence ATGGGCGACACGGACACGGGCACTCCCGCACGGGTGGCCGTGACGCCGGAGGCGGCGGAGCTGATCCGCCGCCTCCGCGCGCAACACGGCCCGGTGATGTTCCACCAGTCCGGCGGGTGCTGCGACGGGAGCGCCCCGATGTGCTACCCGCAGGGCGAATTCCGCACCGGCGTCTCGGACGTGCACCTCGGCGATCTGGCCGTGGACGACGAGACGGGCGCGCCGGATCCGGTGCCGATGTGGATGTCCGGCGCGCAGTTCGAGTACTGGAAGCACACCCACCTCACCATCGACGTGGTGCCGGGGCGGGGGAGCGGTTTCTCGTTGGAGGCGCCCGAAGGCCTGCGCTTCCTGATCCGCTCCCGGCTGCTCACCGACGAGGAGTGGGCGGCGCTCGGCGAGAGCTGA
- a CDS encoding phosphopantetheine-binding protein gives MSAKLTLEGVRADVAELLYEDPEELTDEENLLDWGLDSVRIMSLVERWRTRGVEVTFADLAERPTLAEWWTVLEPKA, from the coding sequence ATGAGCGCGAAGCTGACCTTGGAGGGCGTGCGGGCCGACGTGGCCGAACTGCTCTACGAGGACCCGGAGGAACTCACCGACGAGGAGAACCTGCTGGACTGGGGGCTCGACTCGGTGCGGATCATGAGTCTGGTGGAGCGCTGGCGCACCCGGGGCGTGGAGGTCACGTTCGCCGACCTCGCCGAACGGCCCACCTTGGCGGAATGGTGGACCGTCCTCGAACCGAAGGCTTGA
- a CDS encoding (2,3-dihydroxybenzoyl)adenylate synthase encodes MLPGCPTWPEEAAARYREAGYWRGETFGAMLRARAAEHGERTAIVDAARSVTYAELDARADRLAAGLRELGIGAQDRVVVQLPNIAEFFEVCFALFRIGAVPVFALPSHRLTEVAYFCEFSAAAAYITCDVEAGFDHRALAAEVAAKVPGLRHVLIAGDPGESGFRPLSGIGADSSDVDGPGPGDIAFLQLSGGSTGVPKLIPRTHDDYAYSFRASNEICGVTAETVYLVALPAAHNFPMSSPGAFGVLQAGGRIVLARRPSPDEVFPLIERERVTLLAAVPPLALVWLDAAANTEHDLSSLEVLQVGGAKCSEEVARRVRPVLGATLQQVFGMAEGLVNYTRLDDPEDVIVSTQGRPISPDDEVLVVDDADEPVAPGGTGHLLTRGPYTIRGYYRAEEHNAKAFTPEGFYRTGDVVRFTAEGNIVVEGRAKDQINRGGEKVAAEEVENHLLAHPAVHDAAVVSMPDDYLGERTCAFVVARGTPPKPRELIKFVRERGLAGYKVPDRVEFVDRFPQTGVGKVSKRDLREAVQRELVPELERR; translated from the coding sequence ATGCTGCCCGGATGTCCTACCTGGCCGGAAGAGGCCGCCGCCCGCTACCGCGAAGCCGGTTACTGGCGCGGTGAGACCTTCGGCGCGATGCTGCGCGCCCGCGCCGCCGAGCACGGCGAGCGGACCGCGATCGTGGACGCCGCGCGCTCGGTCACCTACGCCGAGCTCGACGCCCGCGCCGACCGGCTGGCCGCCGGGCTGCGCGAGCTCGGCATCGGCGCGCAGGACCGGGTCGTGGTGCAGCTGCCGAACATCGCCGAGTTCTTCGAGGTGTGCTTCGCGCTGTTCCGCATCGGGGCGGTGCCGGTGTTCGCGCTGCCGTCGCACCGGCTCACCGAGGTCGCGTACTTCTGCGAGTTCAGCGCGGCGGCGGCCTACATCACCTGCGACGTGGAGGCCGGGTTCGACCACCGCGCACTGGCCGCCGAGGTCGCGGCGAAGGTGCCGGGGCTGCGGCACGTGCTGATCGCGGGCGATCCGGGGGAGTCCGGTTTCCGCCCGCTGTCCGGGATCGGCGCGGATTCGTCCGATGTGGACGGTCCGGGCCCGGGTGACATCGCGTTCCTGCAGCTGTCCGGTGGCAGCACGGGCGTGCCGAAGCTCATCCCGCGCACCCACGACGACTACGCCTACTCGTTCCGCGCCAGCAACGAGATCTGCGGCGTCACCGCGGAGACCGTCTACCTGGTGGCGCTGCCCGCCGCGCACAACTTCCCGATGAGCTCGCCGGGCGCGTTCGGCGTGCTGCAGGCGGGCGGCCGGATCGTGCTGGCCCGCAGGCCCAGCCCGGACGAGGTCTTCCCGCTGATCGAGCGGGAACGCGTCACGCTGCTGGCCGCGGTGCCGCCGCTGGCGCTGGTGTGGCTCGACGCGGCGGCGAACACCGAGCACGACCTCTCCAGCCTGGAAGTGCTGCAGGTCGGCGGCGCCAAGTGCAGCGAGGAGGTGGCGCGGCGGGTGCGCCCGGTGCTGGGCGCCACGTTGCAGCAGGTGTTCGGGATGGCCGAAGGGCTCGTCAACTACACCAGGCTCGACGATCCCGAGGACGTCATCGTCAGCACCCAGGGACGCCCGATCTCGCCCGACGACGAAGTGCTCGTCGTCGACGACGCGGACGAACCGGTGGCCCCCGGCGGCACCGGGCACCTGCTGACCCGCGGTCCCTACACGATCCGCGGCTACTACCGGGCCGAGGAGCACAACGCGAAGGCGTTCACCCCGGAGGGCTTCTACCGCACCGGCGACGTCGTCCGGTTCACCGCGGAGGGCAACATCGTGGTGGAGGGGCGCGCGAAGGACCAGATCAACCGGGGCGGCGAGAAGGTCGCCGCCGAAGAGGTGGAGAACCACCTGCTCGCGCACCCGGCCGTGCACGACGCGGCGGTGGTGTCCATGCCCGACGACTACCTCGGCGAGCGCACCTGCGCCTTCGTGGTGGCGCGCGGGACGCCGCCGAAGCCCCGGGAGCTGATCAAGTTCGTCCGGGAGCGGGGGCTGGCCGGCTACAAGGTGCCCGACCGGGTCGAGTTCGTCGACCGGTTCCCGCAGACCGGCGTGGGCAAGGTCAGCAAGCGCGACCTGCGCGAGGCGGTGCAGCGCGAACTGGTGCCGGAACTCGAACGTCGTTGA
- the dhbC gene encoding isochorismate synthase DhbC: MTTDSDTTLRGGSDDLGERLSPAELLAGYRAGSSFFFASPRGSMLARGVDAVVPKTCSGGRRRLPERVAEFLRHAEEFGRVNPMVVGAVPFGENLPAHLVLPSETRRAEPLTAPETPPDPPRLDYRLKQVPAPAEYERAVERVLKRLRDGEMSKVVLARSLELTTSEPIDPGVMLRNLAGADPGGYTYAVDLPSRGEDGSRDAFGPRPALGRTLLGASPELLVSRDGVRVRANPLAGSRPRSDDPVEDRRRADELLHSGKDLREHAAVVEAVVAALRPLCRDLVVPERPSVVHTAAMWHLSTDITGELADPDTSSLQLAVAMHPTPAVCGTPPQDARVAIAEAEPFERGFYTGMVGWCDASGDGEWVVTIRCAEIEDTSLRLYAGAGIVEGSEPADELAETSAKFRTALSAMGWSDAL; encoded by the coding sequence ATGACCACCGACAGCGATACCACTCTGCGCGGAGGATCCGACGATCTCGGCGAGCGGCTGAGCCCGGCCGAACTGCTCGCCGGGTACCGAGCCGGTTCGTCGTTCTTCTTCGCCTCGCCGCGCGGCTCGATGCTGGCGCGCGGCGTCGACGCCGTGGTGCCGAAGACGTGCTCGGGGGGACGGCGGCGGTTGCCGGAGCGGGTCGCCGAGTTCCTGCGCCACGCCGAGGAGTTCGGCCGGGTGAACCCGATGGTCGTCGGTGCGGTGCCCTTCGGCGAGAACCTGCCCGCGCACCTGGTGCTGCCGAGCGAGACGCGCCGAGCCGAGCCGCTGACCGCCCCGGAGACCCCGCCCGACCCGCCCCGGCTGGACTACCGGCTCAAGCAGGTCCCGGCGCCTGCCGAGTACGAGCGGGCGGTGGAGCGGGTGCTCAAGCGCCTGCGCGACGGCGAGATGAGCAAGGTCGTGCTGGCGCGCTCCCTGGAGCTGACGACGTCGGAGCCGATCGACCCCGGCGTGATGCTGCGCAACCTCGCGGGCGCCGACCCCGGTGGCTACACGTACGCCGTGGACCTGCCGAGCCGCGGCGAGGACGGTTCGCGCGACGCCTTCGGCCCGCGGCCCGCGCTCGGTCGCACGCTGCTCGGGGCGAGCCCGGAACTGCTGGTGTCCCGGGACGGCGTGCGGGTACGGGCGAACCCGCTGGCCGGGTCCCGGCCGCGCAGCGACGACCCCGTCGAGGACCGCCGCCGCGCCGACGAACTGCTGCACTCCGGCAAGGACCTCCGCGAGCACGCCGCCGTCGTCGAAGCCGTCGTGGCGGCGCTGCGCCCGCTGTGCCGCGACCTCGTGGTGCCGGAGCGCCCCTCGGTGGTGCACACCGCCGCGATGTGGCACCTGTCCACCGACATCACCGGTGAGCTGGCGGACCCCGATACCTCGTCGCTGCAGCTCGCCGTGGCGATGCACCCGACGCCCGCGGTGTGCGGCACGCCGCCGCAGGACGCGCGGGTCGCCATCGCCGAGGCCGAACCGTTCGAGCGGGGCTTCTACACCGGCATGGTCGGCTGGTGCGACGCCTCCGGGGACGGCGAATGGGTGGTCACGATCCGCTGCGCCGAGATCGAGGACACCTCACTGCGGTTGTACGCGGGCGCCGGAATCGTCGAGGGCTCCGAACCGGCCGACGAGCTGGCCGAGACCTCCGCGAAGTTCCGCACCGCGCTGTCGGCCATGGGCTGGTCCGACGCGCTGTGA
- the exaC gene encoding acetaldehyde dehydrogenase ExaC, producing MTLYAAPGTAGSVVEFRSRYDHFIGGEYVAPAKGGYFENPTPINGKVFTEMARGTAEDVERAVDAAEGAAVAWGRTAPAERAGVLLAIADRMEQNLEKLAVAESWENGKPVRETLAADIPLAIDHFRYFAGALRAQEGSLSQIDADTVAYHFHEPLGVVAQIIPWNFPLLMATWKLAPALAGGNAIVLKPAEQTPASIHVLLELIGDLLPPGVLNVVNGFGVEAGKPLASNSRIRKVAFTGETTTGRLILQYASENIIPVTVELGGKSPNIFFDDVAAQRDAFYDKALEGFTMFALNQGEVCTCPSRALVQQGIYRDFLADAVARTETIKQGHPLDTETQIGAQASNDQLEKILSYIDIGKQEGAKVLTGGERIEHGGELAGGYYVQPTIFEGHNKQRIFQEEIFGPVLSVASFSDYDEALKTANDTLYGLGAGVWSRDGNTAYRAGRDIQSGRVWVNNYHAYPAHAAFGGYKQSGIGRETHKMMLDHYQQTKNLLVSYAESGPGLF from the coding sequence ATGACCCTCTACGCAGCACCGGGAACCGCTGGTTCGGTGGTCGAGTTCCGCTCGCGTTACGACCACTTCATCGGCGGCGAGTACGTCGCGCCCGCCAAGGGCGGCTACTTCGAGAACCCGACGCCGATCAACGGCAAGGTCTTCACCGAGATGGCCCGCGGGACCGCCGAGGACGTCGAACGGGCGGTGGACGCCGCCGAAGGCGCCGCGGTCGCCTGGGGACGCACCGCGCCCGCCGAGCGCGCCGGGGTGCTGCTGGCCATCGCCGACCGCATGGAGCAGAACCTGGAGAAGCTCGCGGTCGCCGAGAGCTGGGAGAACGGCAAGCCCGTCCGGGAGACGCTGGCCGCCGACATCCCGCTGGCCATCGACCACTTCCGCTACTTCGCGGGCGCACTGCGGGCGCAGGAGGGCTCGCTGTCGCAGATCGACGCCGACACCGTCGCCTACCACTTCCACGAGCCGCTCGGCGTCGTCGCCCAGATCATCCCGTGGAACTTCCCGCTGCTGATGGCGACCTGGAAGCTGGCGCCCGCGCTGGCGGGCGGCAACGCGATCGTGCTCAAGCCCGCCGAGCAGACCCCCGCGTCGATCCACGTGCTGCTGGAGCTGATCGGCGACCTGCTGCCGCCGGGCGTGCTCAACGTCGTCAACGGGTTCGGCGTGGAAGCGGGCAAGCCGCTGGCCTCGAACTCCCGTATCCGCAAGGTCGCCTTCACCGGTGAGACCACGACGGGCCGGCTGATCCTGCAGTACGCCAGCGAGAACATCATCCCGGTCACCGTGGAGCTCGGCGGCAAGAGCCCGAACATCTTCTTCGACGACGTCGCCGCGCAGCGCGACGCCTTCTACGACAAAGCGCTCGAAGGGTTCACGATGTTCGCCCTCAACCAGGGCGAGGTGTGCACCTGCCCGTCGCGGGCACTGGTCCAGCAGGGCATCTACCGGGACTTCCTGGCCGACGCGGTGGCGCGCACGGAGACGATCAAGCAGGGCCACCCGCTGGACACCGAGACCCAGATCGGCGCCCAGGCCAGCAACGACCAGCTGGAGAAGATCCTCTCCTACATCGACATCGGCAAGCAGGAGGGCGCCAAGGTGCTCACCGGCGGGGAGCGCATCGAGCACGGCGGCGAGCTCGCAGGCGGGTACTACGTGCAGCCCACGATCTTCGAAGGGCACAACAAGCAGCGGATCTTCCAGGAGGAGATCTTCGGCCCGGTGCTGTCGGTGGCGTCGTTCTCGGACTACGACGAAGCGCTCAAGACCGCCAACGACACCCTCTACGGCCTCGGCGCCGGGGTCTGGTCCCGCGACGGCAACACCGCCTACCGGGCGGGCCGCGACATCCAGTCCGGCCGGGTGTGGGTGAACAACTACCACGCCTACCCGGCGCACGCGGCCTTCGGCGGCTACAAGCAGTCCGGCATCGGCCGCGAGACCCACAAGATGATGCTCGACCACTACCAGCAGACGAAGAACCTGCTGGTGAGCTACGCCGAGAGCGGCCCGGGGCTGTTCTGA
- a CDS encoding GAF domain-containing protein: protein MKRTDDTPADPVERARLLRRVHSAVLSGQRAPQAPRPVVFESWRRSLAASVDPERWEPPVVFGSDRLAEVRAAHPLAACVPLLRRTLLDAADGTTHIMIVTDADGNILWREGHPNVCRAADRVHLAEGTTWSESSIGTNAMGTTLATGRAVQIHSAEHLVRRYHSWTCAASPVHDPETGRILGAIDLSGPLHTMHPALPALVSAAATLVESTLRDWMARRDDRLRERHRDVLRSLRGEPGALLSSSGRVIAAEPGDLGLPERVELDRPDGALLLGGREALIEPLDDGYLLRAPRQATAVTAPEPPARRAPTLRLRFLTSRPVAELRGREVSLSPRRAELLAVLALRPDGVNAEQLALALHGEQGNPVTVRAEIHRLRTQLGHDVVHTKPYRLAADVDADFLDLRAALRAGRLDAALELHRGALLPSSEAPAVRDEREDLITGLRGAVLAARDPELLWRLADGPAGSDDIEVHEVLLTLLATHDWRRPTITARLKRLLHDPS from the coding sequence ATGAAGCGCACCGACGACACCCCGGCCGACCCGGTGGAACGGGCCCGCCTGCTGCGGCGGGTGCACAGCGCCGTGCTCTCCGGCCAGCGCGCTCCGCAGGCGCCGCGCCCGGTGGTGTTCGAGTCGTGGCGCCGATCGCTGGCCGCCAGCGTCGACCCGGAGCGGTGGGAGCCGCCGGTGGTGTTCGGCTCCGACCGGCTCGCCGAAGTCCGCGCGGCGCACCCGTTGGCGGCCTGCGTACCGCTGCTGCGGCGCACCCTGCTCGACGCGGCCGACGGCACCACGCACATCATGATCGTCACCGACGCCGACGGGAACATCCTGTGGCGCGAAGGCCATCCGAACGTGTGCCGGGCGGCCGACCGGGTCCACCTGGCCGAAGGCACCACCTGGTCGGAGTCCTCGATCGGCACCAACGCCATGGGCACCACGCTGGCCACCGGCCGCGCGGTGCAGATCCACTCCGCCGAGCACTTGGTCCGCCGCTACCACTCGTGGACCTGCGCCGCGTCGCCGGTGCACGACCCGGAGACGGGGCGGATCCTCGGCGCGATCGACCTCAGCGGTCCGCTGCACACCATGCACCCCGCGCTGCCCGCGCTGGTCTCGGCCGCGGCGACGCTCGTCGAGAGCACCCTGCGGGACTGGATGGCGCGGCGCGACGACCGCCTGCGGGAGCGGCACCGCGACGTGCTGCGTTCGCTGCGCGGTGAGCCGGGGGCGTTGCTGAGCTCGTCGGGCCGGGTGATCGCCGCCGAGCCGGGCGACCTGGGGCTCCCGGAGCGGGTCGAGCTGGACCGGCCGGACGGCGCGCTGCTGCTCGGTGGCCGGGAGGCCCTGATCGAGCCGCTGGACGACGGCTACCTGCTGCGCGCGCCGCGGCAGGCCACCGCGGTCACCGCACCGGAGCCGCCGGCGCGGCGGGCTCCGACGTTGCGGCTGCGCTTCCTCACCTCGCGCCCGGTCGCCGAGCTCCGCGGCCGGGAGGTGTCGCTGAGCCCGCGCCGCGCCGAGCTGCTGGCCGTGCTGGCGTTGCGCCCGGACGGCGTGAACGCCGAGCAGCTGGCCCTCGCGTTGCACGGCGAGCAGGGCAATCCGGTGACGGTGCGCGCGGAGATCCACCGGCTGCGCACCCAGCTGGGCCACGACGTGGTGCACACGAAGCCGTACCGGCTCGCCGCGGACGTCGACGCCGACTTCCTGGACCTGCGCGCCGCGTTGCGGGCGGGACGGCTCGATGCGGCGCTGGAACTGCACCGCGGCGCGCTGCTGCCCTCCTCGGAGGCACCGGCGGTGCGCGACGAGCGGGAAGACCTCATCACCGGACTGCGCGGCGCGGTGCTGGCGGCACGCGACCCGGAGCTGCTGTGGCGGCTGGCCGACGGCCCGGCTGGCAGCGACGACATCGAGGTCCACGAGGTGCTGCTGACCCTGCTGGCCACCCACGACTGGCGCCGCCCCACGATCACGGCCCGCCTGAAACGGCTCCTGCACGACCCGAGCTGA